A single window of Polaribacter sp. SA4-10 DNA harbors:
- a CDS encoding glycosyltransferase: protein MIWFLVFIFTCYAILIISLARGFHKVDDFIIENLDSKTTFSVIIPFRNEAENLPLLLKSIHQIKYPTALVEFLFVDDASSDTSVEIIEAFFSNKKMTIRIIKNKRTSNSPKKDAITTAIHLAKNNWILTTDADCVLPKNWLSSFDRFIQENKPKMVVAPVNFKVENTFLEQFQLLDFMSMQGTTIGGFGIDFPFMCNGANLGYKKEEFILNHGFEGNNTIASGDDIFLFEKFLEKDKKSVQLLKSKEAIVTTFPVKSWSDLINQRVRWASKTGNFKSVKVKLIGLLLLLINFLVIYYLVIESVAFLCIPFILKMIIDLFLLAPTLQFFNHKKSIFKWYALASLVYPFFSVYVIFKSVFFNYNWKGRRFKK, encoded by the coding sequence ATGATTTGGTTTTTAGTTTTCATATTTACTTGCTATGCAATTTTAATTATCTCTCTTGCTAGAGGGTTTCATAAAGTTGATGATTTTATAATTGAAAACCTTGATTCAAAAACAACATTTTCTGTAATTATTCCTTTTAGAAATGAAGCTGAAAATTTACCGCTTTTATTAAAATCGATACACCAAATTAAATATCCAACAGCATTGGTTGAATTTTTATTTGTTGATGATGCTTCTTCGGATACTTCTGTTGAAATTATTGAAGCGTTTTTTTCTAACAAAAAAATGACAATTCGGATTATAAAAAACAAAAGAACCTCTAATTCGCCAAAAAAAGACGCCATTACCACTGCAATTCATTTAGCGAAAAATAATTGGATTCTTACAACAGATGCAGACTGTGTTTTACCTAAAAATTGGTTATCTTCTTTTGATCGTTTTATACAAGAAAACAAACCGAAAATGGTTGTTGCTCCGGTAAACTTCAAGGTTGAAAATACTTTTTTAGAACAGTTTCAATTGCTTGATTTTATGAGTATGCAAGGAACTACAATTGGTGGCTTTGGAATCGATTTTCCTTTTATGTGTAATGGCGCAAATTTGGGCTATAAAAAAGAAGAATTTATTTTGAACCATGGGTTTGAAGGCAACAATACCATTGCAAGTGGAGATGATATTTTTCTATTTGAAAAATTCTTAGAAAAAGATAAAAAGAGTGTTCAGTTATTAAAATCTAAAGAAGCTATTGTAACTACATTTCCTGTAAAAAGTTGGTCAGATTTAATTAATCAACGCGTTAGATGGGCTTCAAAAACGGGTAATTTTAAATCTGTAAAAGTTAAGTTGATTGGTTTATTACTACTACTTATAAACTTCTTAGTTATTTATTATTTAGTGATTGAATCTGTAGCATTCCTATGTATTCCTTTTATTTTAAAAATGATAATTGATTTGTTTTTATTGGCACCAACGCTTCAATTTTTTAACCACAAAAAATCAATTTTTAAATGGTATGCACTTGCAAGTTTAGTGTATCCTTTTTTTAGTGTTTATGTAATTTTTAAATCGGTCTTTTTTAACTACAACTGGAAAGGGAGACGTTTTAAAAAATAG
- a CDS encoding cyclase family protein, with translation MKAVIEYNSRKIEVNISEPIDISIPIDVTKESLNAWYVEDPKISPEVEDGFEISVANGAVVNFNNIHFNPHSHITHTECVGHITKEVHSVNQNLKYFIFLAEVVTVVPENNGEDFFISEKQLKTALKNKKRDAIVIRTLPNLSDKKSMKYSNTNPPYLLEEAAIYLREKGIKHLLIDLPSVDKEKDGGALLSHNAFWNTAGEIRMHATITEFIYVPNHVEDGEYLLNLMIAPFENDATPSKPILYKIIK, from the coding sequence ATGAAAGCAGTTATAGAATATAATTCAAGAAAAATAGAAGTAAACATATCTGAACCTATAGATATTTCTATACCAATAGATGTTACTAAAGAGAGTCTAAATGCTTGGTATGTTGAAGATCCAAAGATTTCTCCAGAAGTTGAAGATGGGTTTGAAATAAGTGTTGCAAATGGAGCCGTTGTTAATTTTAATAACATTCATTTTAATCCACATTCTCATATTACCCATACAGAATGTGTTGGTCATATTACAAAAGAAGTACATTCTGTAAACCAGAATTTAAAATATTTTATTTTTCTAGCTGAGGTGGTTACAGTTGTTCCAGAAAATAATGGAGAAGATTTTTTTATATCTGAAAAACAATTAAAAACAGCTTTAAAGAATAAGAAAAGAGATGCAATTGTAATTAGAACGTTACCAAATTTATCTGATAAAAAATCGATGAAATACTCGAATACAAATCCACCTTATTTATTAGAAGAAGCTGCAATTTATTTAAGAGAAAAAGGAATAAAACATTTATTAATTGATTTGCCTTCTGTAGATAAAGAAAAAGATGGAGGAGCACTTTTGTCTCATAATGCTTTTTGGAATACTGCAGGAGAAATAAGAATGCACGCTACAATAACAGAGTTTATTTATGTGCCAAATCACGTAGAAGATGGTGAGTATTTATTAAACTTAATGATTGCTCCTTTTGAGAATGATGCTACGCCCAGTAAGCCTATTTTGTATAAAATTATAAAGTAA
- a CDS encoding CorA family divalent cation transporter, translating into MENDFLDNTTVISYSDKNYEKTTFSAISEIELSKKNGLIKWLNTYGTQYKEAFKKIINDNNLDDFLIKLLMDEDHPNKVILLENLLFITIRVLKTENHKFDSEQMIFIVSADFLWSIQEKSGDYFNWIRERLEGNKGIVRKKNADYLLFLVLESIIDNYQDTYQENAELSSIKLNASHIKPTPEFTSLVENRKQELFNFKKATISLKDVIIKLEKTEIKDLETKYFSELKEQTNNLISNIDFELQELESKINLIFSIQGHRLNEVMKTLTILSVIFIPLTFLAGIYGMNFENIPELKFKYSYFILIGVMVIITIISVWYFKRKKWF; encoded by the coding sequence ATGGAAAATGACTTTTTAGACAATACAACCGTTATTAGTTATTCTGACAAAAATTATGAGAAAACTACTTTTTCTGCAATTTCAGAAATTGAATTATCAAAAAAAAATGGCTTAATAAAATGGTTGAATACTTATGGAACTCAATATAAAGAAGCGTTTAAGAAGATTATTAACGATAATAATTTAGATGATTTTTTAATTAAATTATTAATGGATGAAGATCACCCAAACAAAGTAATCTTATTAGAAAATTTACTATTTATTACCATTCGTGTTTTAAAAACTGAAAACCATAAATTTGATTCTGAACAAATGATTTTTATCGTTTCTGCTGATTTCTTATGGAGTATTCAAGAAAAATCTGGTGATTATTTTAACTGGATTCGTGAGCGTTTAGAAGGAAATAAAGGCATTGTTAGAAAGAAAAATGCAGACTATTTGTTGTTCTTAGTTCTTGAGTCTATTATTGACAATTATCAAGATACGTATCAAGAAAATGCTGAATTAAGTTCAATTAAATTAAACGCTTCTCATATAAAACCAACGCCAGAATTTACTTCGCTTGTAGAAAATAGAAAGCAAGAATTATTCAACTTTAAAAAAGCGACAATCAGTTTAAAAGATGTAATAATAAAATTAGAAAAAACAGAAATTAAAGATTTAGAAACAAAATATTTTAGTGAGTTAAAAGAGCAAACTAATAACTTAATTTCTAATATTGATTTTGAATTACAAGAGTTAGAAAGTAAAATAAATTTGATTTTTAGTATTCAAGGTCACAGATTAAATGAAGTGATGAAAACACTAACAATTTTGTCTGTAATTTTTATTCCGCTTACTTTTTTAGCAGGAATTTATGGTATGAATTTCGAGAATATTCCCGAATTAAAATTTAAATATAGTTACTTTATCCTAATAGGTGTTATGGTAATTATTACTATAATTTCTGTATGGTATTTTAAACGTAAGAAGTGGTTTTAG
- a CDS encoding DUF4920 domain-containing protein, with protein MKLIIRFFLLTLLVITACKEEKKQDTAVKLKTTEVAFASFGDKITSEKAVTSAEMFEKFKTLKAGDTLNVKFASTIKEVCTKKGCWMKLPLGEETETMVRFKDYGFFMPLDSKDSEVIVEGKAYVTETSVNDLRHYAEDAGKTAEEIAKITEPKREFAFEAHGVLMDNE; from the coding sequence ATGAAATTAATTATACGATTTTTTCTTTTAACCCTATTGGTTATTACAGCATGTAAGGAAGAAAAAAAACAAGATACAGCTGTAAAATTAAAGACTACAGAAGTTGCCTTTGCTTCTTTTGGAGATAAAATTACAAGCGAAAAAGCAGTAACATCTGCAGAAATGTTTGAGAAATTTAAAACATTAAAAGCAGGAGATACATTAAATGTAAAATTTGCTTCAACTATTAAAGAAGTTTGTACTAAAAAAGGATGTTGGATGAAACTTCCTTTAGGTGAAGAAACAGAAACAATGGTTCGTTTTAAAGATTACGGATTCTTTATGCCTTTAGATTCTAAAGACAGCGAGGTAATTGTAGAAGGAAAAGCGTATGTTACAGAAACTTCAGTTAATGATTTGCGTCACTATGCAGAAGACGCAGGGAAAACAGCAGAAGAAATTGCTAAAATTACGGAACCTAAAAGAGAATTTGCTTTTGAAGCTCATGGTGTTTTAATGGACAACGAATAA
- the hemW gene encoding radical SAM family heme chaperone HemW, with product MSGIYIHIPFCKQACFYCDFHFSTSLNKKDEMISSLVKEIEIRKDENQNEIVETIYFGGGTPSVLSVDEIQTLIDAVYKNHTVGENPEITLEANPDDLSEDKIIELSTSPINRLSIGVQSFYQKDLKLMNRAHNSEEAKNCLSIATRHFKNISVDLIYGIPGLSNEEWKENIQIALSFGIPHISSYALTVEPKTALASLIKKGKIANVDDELAQEQFHILIDELEQQKFIHYELSNFGKENYFSKNNTAYWLGKKYLGIGPSAHSFDGKQRSWNVRNNAKYIKSLQEDTLPIEREVLSKTDQYNEYIMTGLRTIWGVSLQKIEQEFGEKYIKYLQNQSKKYLNQDLLYLEKDILKITKKGKFLSDGISSDLFMLDSF from the coding sequence TTGTCTGGAATTTATATACACATACCGTTCTGTAAACAAGCATGTTTTTATTGCGATTTTCATTTTTCTACTTCGTTAAATAAGAAAGATGAAATGATTTCTTCACTTGTAAAAGAGATAGAAATAAGAAAAGACGAAAATCAAAATGAAATTGTTGAAACCATCTACTTTGGTGGTGGAACTCCAAGTGTTTTATCTGTTGATGAAATTCAAACCTTAATTGATGCCGTCTATAAGAATCACACAGTAGGTGAAAATCCAGAAATTACGTTAGAGGCAAATCCTGATGATTTATCAGAAGATAAAATTATTGAACTTTCAACATCACCAATAAACAGATTAAGTATTGGTGTGCAATCTTTTTATCAAAAGGATTTAAAATTAATGAATCGTGCACATAATTCTGAAGAAGCAAAAAACTGTCTGTCTATTGCAACGCGCCACTTTAAGAATATTTCTGTTGATTTGATATATGGTATTCCAGGTTTATCAAATGAAGAATGGAAAGAAAATATACAAATAGCGTTGAGTTTTGGAATTCCACATATTTCTAGTTATGCTTTAACTGTTGAACCAAAAACGGCCTTAGCATCACTTATCAAAAAAGGAAAAATTGCTAATGTGGATGATGAATTAGCACAAGAACAATTTCATATTTTAATAGATGAATTAGAACAGCAAAAATTTATACATTATGAACTTTCTAATTTTGGGAAAGAAAATTATTTTAGTAAAAATAATACGGCATATTGGTTAGGTAAAAAATATTTAGGTATTGGTCCGTCTGCACATTCATTTGACGGGAAACAACGTAGTTGGAATGTTAGAAATAACGCAAAATATATTAAAAGTTTACAAGAAGATACGTTGCCAATAGAAAGAGAAGTTTTGAGTAAAACAGATCAATATAACGAATATATTATGACAGGTTTACGAACAATTTGGGGCGTTTCTTTGCAAAAAATCGAACAAGAATTTGGTGAGAAATATATAAAATACCTTCAAAATCAATCAAAAAAATATTTAAATCAAGATTTATTGTATCTTGAAAAAGATATTTTAAAAATAACTAAAAAAGGGAAGTTTTTATCAGACGGAATCTCTTCTGATTTATTTATGCTAGATTCCTTTTAA
- the ruvC gene encoding crossover junction endodeoxyribonuclease RuvC codes for MKTEKIILGIDPGTTIMGFGLIKVVGKKMEFIQMNELMLKKYDDHYLKLKLIFERTIELIDTYHPDEIAIEAPFFGKNVQSMLKLGRAQGVAMAAGLSREIPITEYLPKKIKMAITGNGNASKEQVALMLKSLLDLKTLPKNLDATDGLAAAVCHFYNSGKVVGGKSYTGWASFVKQNEKRVKK; via the coding sequence CTGAAAACAGAAAAAATTATTTTAGGAATTGATCCAGGAACTACAATTATGGGTTTTGGATTGATAAAAGTGGTAGGTAAAAAGATGGAATTTATTCAGATGAATGAATTAATGCTTAAAAAATATGACGATCATTATCTAAAATTAAAACTTATTTTTGAACGTACAATTGAATTGATTGATACTTATCATCCAGATGAAATTGCTATCGAAGCACCTTTTTTTGGAAAGAATGTACAATCTATGCTAAAATTAGGTAGAGCACAAGGAGTTGCTATGGCTGCAGGTTTATCACGTGAAATTCCGATTACAGAGTATTTACCAAAGAAAATAAAAATGGCAATTACAGGAAACGGAAATGCTAGTAAAGAACAAGTTGCTTTGATGTTAAAATCGTTGTTAGATTTAAAAACGTTACCAAAAAACTTAGATGCTACAGATGGTTTAGCGGCTGCAGTTTGTCATTTTTACAATTCAGGAAAAGTTGTTGGAGGAAAAAGTTATACAGGTTGGGCTAGTTTTGTGAAACAAAATGAAAAACGAGTTAAGAAATAA
- a CDS encoding branched-chain amino acid aminotransferase — protein sequence MKSHIEVQHIEKSKIDSVDFNNLPFGTVFSDHMLECDYKDGKWQTPVIKPYSQICLDPSAKIFHYGQSIFEGMKAYKDTKDNTLLFRPLDNCKRLNKSAERLVIPQIPEELFMDGLKKLLEVDNAWVPTNEGSSLYIRPFMFASGNGFHASPANEYKFMICTAPSGAYFAGKVKVLIEEKYARAANGGVGFAKAGGNYAAQFYPTQLAIEKGYNQIIWTDDNTHEYIEEAGAMNIFIRINDTLITSPTSDRILDGITRKSIIQIAQDMNINVEVRKVTVSEVITAAQSGSLKEMFGTGTAAVISPIAGFGYQNTDYDLPELEETFAATLKKAITDIQTNKVEDPYGWRVFL from the coding sequence ATGAAATCTCATATAGAAGTTCAACATATAGAAAAATCGAAGATAGATTCTGTAGATTTTAACAATTTGCCTTTTGGTACTGTGTTTTCTGACCACATGTTAGAATGTGATTATAAAGACGGAAAATGGCAAACTCCAGTTATTAAACCTTATAGTCAAATATGTTTAGATCCTTCTGCAAAGATTTTTCATTATGGTCAATCTATTTTTGAAGGAATGAAAGCGTATAAAGACACTAAAGACAACACTTTGTTATTTAGACCTTTAGACAACTGTAAAAGATTAAATAAATCTGCTGAACGTTTGGTAATTCCTCAAATTCCTGAAGAATTATTTATGGACGGATTAAAAAAACTTTTAGAAGTTGATAATGCTTGGGTACCTACAAATGAAGGAAGTTCTCTATATATAAGACCTTTTATGTTTGCTTCTGGTAACGGTTTTCATGCATCTCCAGCAAATGAATATAAATTTATGATTTGTACTGCACCTTCTGGAGCTTACTTTGCAGGAAAAGTTAAGGTACTAATTGAAGAAAAATACGCACGTGCTGCAAATGGCGGTGTAGGTTTTGCAAAAGCTGGTGGTAATTATGCTGCTCAGTTTTACCCAACGCAATTGGCAATAGAAAAAGGATATAACCAAATCATTTGGACAGATGACAATACACATGAGTATATTGAAGAAGCTGGAGCTATGAATATTTTTATTCGTATCAATGATACTTTAATTACAAGTCCTACAAGTGATAGAATCTTAGACGGAATTACACGTAAAAGTATTATTCAGATTGCTCAAGACATGAATATTAATGTTGAAGTTAGAAAAGTTACGGTTTCTGAAGTAATTACTGCTGCTCAAAGTGGAAGTTTAAAAGAAATGTTTGGAACAGGAACTGCTGCTGTTATTTCTCCTATTGCAGGTTTTGGGTATCAAAATACAGATTATGATTTACCTGAGTTAGAAGAAACTTTTGCTGCTACATTAAAGAAAGCTATTACAGATATTCAAACTAATAAGGTTGAAGACCCTTATGGTTGGAGAGTTTTTCTTTAA
- the ahcY gene encoding adenosylhomocysteinase, giving the protein MSTKIAYVPNKVKDISLAAWGRKEMDLAEAEMPGLMSLREEYKDSQPLKDARIAGCLHMTIQTAVLIETLQALGAEVTWSSCNIFSTQDQAAAAVAAAGTAVYAWKDMTEEEFDWCIEQTLFFGEDRKPLNLILDDGGDLTNMVLDRYPELAAGINGLSEETTTGVHRLYDRVKAGTLPMPAINVNDSVTKSKFDNKYGCKESAVDAIRRATDIMLAGKRVTVCGYGDVGKGTAASFKGAGSIVTVTEIDPICALQAAMDGFEVKKLETVIGNSDIIITTTGNKDIIQGRHFEAMKDKVIVCNIGHFDNEIDMAWLNKNHGNTKDTIKPQVDKYNIAGNDIILLAEGRLVNLGCATGHPSFVMSNSFTNQTLAQIELWTNRDAYENDVYMLPKHLDEKVAKLHLAKIGVELTELREDQASYIGVTVDGPFKPEHYRY; this is encoded by the coding sequence ATGAGTACAAAAATAGCTTACGTACCAAACAAAGTTAAAGATATTTCTTTAGCAGCTTGGGGAAGAAAAGAAATGGATTTGGCAGAAGCAGAAATGCCAGGATTAATGAGTTTGAGAGAAGAGTACAAAGATTCTCAGCCATTAAAAGATGCAAGAATTGCAGGATGTCTACATATGACTATTCAAACTGCGGTTTTAATTGAAACTTTACAAGCTTTAGGTGCTGAGGTAACTTGGAGTTCATGTAATATTTTTTCTACGCAAGATCAAGCTGCTGCTGCAGTTGCTGCTGCAGGAACTGCTGTGTATGCTTGGAAAGATATGACAGAAGAAGAGTTTGACTGGTGTATAGAACAAACTTTATTCTTTGGAGAAGATAGAAAACCATTAAACTTAATTTTAGATGATGGTGGAGATTTAACAAACATGGTTTTAGATCGTTATCCAGAATTAGCTGCAGGAATCAATGGTTTATCAGAAGAAACTACAACTGGAGTTCATAGATTGTATGACAGAGTAAAGGCAGGTACTTTACCAATGCCAGCAATTAATGTAAACGATTCTGTTACCAAATCTAAATTTGATAACAAATACGGTTGTAAAGAATCTGCAGTAGATGCAATTCGTAGAGCAACAGACATTATGTTAGCTGGTAAACGTGTAACTGTTTGTGGTTATGGTGATGTTGGTAAAGGAACAGCAGCTTCTTTTAAAGGGGCAGGTTCTATTGTAACGGTTACAGAAATAGATCCTATTTGTGCGTTACAAGCTGCAATGGATGGTTTTGAAGTTAAGAAATTAGAAACTGTAATTGGTAATTCTGATATTATTATTACAACTACAGGAAACAAAGATATTATTCAAGGTCGTCATTTTGAAGCAATGAAAGACAAAGTAATCGTTTGTAACATTGGGCATTTTGATAACGAAATTGATATGGCTTGGTTAAATAAAAACCACGGAAATACAAAAGATACTATCAAACCTCAGGTTGATAAATATAACATTGCTGGTAATGACATTATTCTTTTAGCAGAAGGTCGTTTAGTAAATTTAGGTTGTGCAACTGGTCATCCAAGTTTTGTAATGTCTAACTCATTTACAAACCAAACGTTGGCTCAAATAGAACTTTGGACAAACAGAGATGCGTATGAAAATGATGTATATATGTTACCAAAACATTTAGATGAAAAAGTAGCAAAATTACACTTAGCTAAAATTGGTGTTGAGTTAACTGAGTTACGTGAAGACCAAGCAAGTTACATTGGTGTAACTGTAGATGGTCCTTTCAAACCAGAACACTATAGATACTAA
- the mnmD gene encoding tRNA (5-methylaminomethyl-2-thiouridine)(34)-methyltransferase MnmD has protein sequence MKREIMITLDGSTTIHLPDWDEQYHSKNGAIQEAYHVFIKAGFEQFPQENISILEIGFGTGLNSFITFLEAEKANKTIDYVGVEAYPVEDGEIEKLNYISELKAENNQEIFTKMHVVSWDEKQAVSNDFSITKRKQFFHEIEDVNQFDLIYFDAFGAKNQPELWTEEIFSKMFTAIKQNGILVTYSAKGSVRRAMQAVGFIVERLPGPPGKREMLRATKN, from the coding sequence TTGAAAAGAGAGATAATGATTACCTTAGATGGTTCTACAACCATCCATTTACCAGATTGGGATGAACAATATCATTCTAAAAATGGTGCTATTCAAGAAGCATATCATGTTTTTATAAAAGCTGGTTTTGAACAATTTCCACAAGAAAATATTTCTATTTTAGAAATTGGTTTTGGAACAGGTTTAAACAGTTTTATCACATTCTTAGAAGCGGAAAAAGCAAATAAAACAATCGATTATGTTGGGGTAGAAGCGTATCCTGTTGAAGATGGAGAAATAGAGAAACTGAATTATATTTCTGAATTAAAAGCAGAAAATAACCAAGAAATTTTCACTAAAATGCATGTTGTTTCTTGGGATGAAAAACAAGCTGTTTCTAATGATTTTTCAATAACAAAACGCAAACAATTCTTTCATGAAATTGAAGATGTTAATCAATTTGATCTCATTTATTTTGATGCATTTGGAGCAAAAAATCAACCTGAATTATGGACAGAAGAAATTTTTTCTAAAATGTTTACCGCAATAAAACAAAACGGAATTTTAGTAACGTATTCAGCCAAAGGAAGCGTAAGAAGAGCAATGCAAGCTGTTGGTTTTATCGTAGAACGTTTGCCTGGACCTCCAGGGAAAAGAGAAATGTTACGAGCAACCAAGAATTAA
- a CDS encoding four helix bundle protein, which yields MSFTDLLAFKKSFSLAMKVFEVSKSFPKEEKYSLTDQIRRSSRSVSANISEAYRKRQYPKHFASKLSDSDAENSETFTWLLFALKCEYLDKNAFENLSAENLEVGKLINYMINNPSKFGSK from the coding sequence ATGAGTTTTACAGATTTGTTAGCGTTTAAAAAATCATTTTCTTTAGCAATGAAGGTTTTTGAGGTTTCTAAATCTTTTCCTAAAGAAGAAAAATACTCTTTAACAGACCAAATTAGAAGGTCCTCAAGAAGTGTTTCTGCCAATATTTCTGAAGCTTATAGAAAAAGACAATACCCTAAACATTTTGCGAGTAAGTTGAGTGATTCTGATGCAGAAAATTCTGAAACATTTACTTGGTTATTGTTTGCTTTAAAATGTGAATATTTAGATAAAAATGCATTTGAAAACTTGTCTGCCGAAAATTTAGAAGTAGGAAAGCTAATTAATTATATGATTAATAACCCCAGTAAATTTGGATCGAAGTAA
- a CDS encoding MmcQ/YjbR family DNA-binding protein — protein sequence MHIEQLRDFCIAKKGVTEHFPFDEDTLVFKVMGKMFLLSSLKKWESGEGAVNLKCNPERSLELREEYEGITAGFHMSKKHWNTVLISNSNVSDTLLIELINHSYELVARGLTKKLKEELRNL from the coding sequence ATGCACATAGAACAATTAAGAGATTTCTGCATTGCAAAAAAAGGAGTTACGGAACACTTTCCTTTTGATGAAGATACCTTGGTTTTTAAAGTGATGGGAAAAATGTTTTTGCTTAGCTCATTAAAAAAATGGGAAAGTGGAGAAGGAGCAGTAAATTTAAAATGCAATCCAGAACGTTCTCTAGAGTTAAGAGAAGAATATGAAGGAATTACTGCAGGATTTCATATGAGTAAAAAACATTGGAATACTGTTTTAATTAGTAATTCTAATGTTTCTGATACGCTGTTAATTGAATTAATAAATCATTCTTATGAATTGGTGGCACGTGGATTAACAAAAAAACTAAAAGAAGAATTAAGAAATTTATGA
- a CDS encoding DUF1569 domain-containing protein: MKIVNTSILENRLHLLESYIPQSESINTAVSKVAVAWHLYHSLKVINAVVKSMEDSDPTLYVANFSFLGKLFLKLGFFPRGKAKAPKYLKSPDIILEAAISTQLAAARQNIKGIQHLNENAYFKHPLFGNTNKQRVIRFLDTHTNHHLKIVKSILK; this comes from the coding sequence ATGAAAATAGTAAATACTTCAATTTTAGAAAATAGGTTACATCTTTTAGAAAGTTATATTCCACAAAGTGAAAGTATAAATACAGCTGTTTCTAAAGTAGCTGTTGCATGGCATTTATATCATAGTTTAAAAGTGATAAATGCTGTTGTAAAAAGCATGGAAGATTCAGACCCAACACTATATGTAGCTAATTTTAGTTTTTTAGGAAAACTATTTTTAAAACTTGGATTCTTTCCAAGAGGAAAAGCCAAAGCACCAAAATATCTTAAATCACCAGACATAATTTTGGAAGCAGCTATTAGTACACAATTAGCAGCAGCGAGACAAAATATAAAAGGAATTCAGCACTTAAATGAAAACGCTTATTTTAAACATCCATTATTTGGAAATACAAATAAACAGCGAGTAATCCGTTTCTTAGACACACATACAAATCATCATTTAAAGATTGTAAAAAGTATTTTGAAATAG